The following proteins come from a genomic window of Daphnia carinata strain CSIRO-1 chromosome 6, CSIRO_AGI_Dcar_HiC_V3, whole genome shotgun sequence:
- the LOC130689516 gene encoding uncharacterized protein LOC130689516 translates to MRYLKWLFNRCFSQRSVFLAFLGLAVIVLCMHVLPAVDLHYQFRRGNPFRDGYRGPFKSVCGHHADRRGPHQKVISYSFYGNLSSPVFASKYLKYFNETLQSVPTAYPGWVVRIYHNLTMDNDEGWKILENSIAFADHIDLCNATEVIKKLNLADLFAMTWRWLPLLDEMVDMLMSRDSDTAIITREEDAVREWLASDRNFHLMRDHPHHCVTFLGCCWGVKMIQYRPIIVDAAQKMFHENHQHEYDYDQKLLNRLFWPIAPTSMIAHDSFCCEKIPHSKPFPTERKDGLFVGRRMYTTDILETPCPQKCRPTNTTSEWTYC, encoded by the exons ATGAGATACTTGAAATGGCTCTTCAACCGCTGTTTTTCCCAACGTTCCGTTTTTTTGGCCTTTCTGGGGCTGGCCGTCATAGTTTTGTGTATGCACGTCCTACCTGCGGTTGATTTGCATTATCAATTTAGAAGAGGTAACCCTTTTCGTGATGGTTATAGGGGCCCATTCAAATCAGTTTGCGGTCACCATGCTGATCGAAGAGGTCCACATCAAAAAGTCATTAGCTATTCATTTTACGGCAACTTATCATCGCCAGTTTTTGCTagcaaatatttaaaatactTTAACGAGACACTCCAAAGCGTTCCTACGGCCTATCCAG GCTGGGTGGTGAGGATTTATCACAATCTAACGATGGACAATGATGAAGGATGGAAAATCCTTGAGAACAGCATAGCTTTCGCAGACCATATTGATCTCTGCAATGCAACTGAGGTGATCAAGAAACTTAATTTGGCCGACTTGTTTGCCATGACATGGCGCTGG CTACCGTTACTGGACGAGATGGTGGACATGTTAATGTCTCGTGACTCGGACACTGCGATCATAACTCGTGAAGAGGACGCCGTTCGTGAATGGCTGGCTAGCGACCGAAATTTTCACCTCATGAGAGACCATCCTCATCACTGCGTAACCTTCCTTGGAT GTTGCTGGGGAGTGAAAATGATCCAATATCGTCCGATAATTGTCGACGCAGCGCAGAAAATGTTTCATGAAAATCATCAGCACGAGTACGACTATGACCAAAAATTACTAAACAGACTCTTTTGGCCAATAGCTCCAACTAGCATG ATAGCTCACGATAGCTTCTGCTGTGAAAAAATCCCGCATAGTAAGCCATTTCCGACGGAGAGGAAAGATGGCCTTTTTGTCGGCAGGCGAATGTATACAACGGATATATTGGAAACTCCATGTCCACAAAAATGTCGCCCAACAAATACCACGTCCGAGTGGACCTATTGCTAA
- the LOC130689715 gene encoding uncharacterized protein LOC130689715 — MLTSPKWVMALLILQNTGVNSLFFPGLSKKHGEFTLELANAEYPSVPLELSEDAGSDTAKRVGKDGDFSNRNYSRIRKLISYDINCNFSSCDGCTLCERRQFLARESKMEDLVRCLDSRSVKRNRLPIHIAFIGDSTVRQHFISFTQWLPDYDRTIVRNSTKDAEFAFHEDRNLTSKLMDNLIVSFYWRPLIQEDLIADFKRWASSSKGISVPDFILLGVTAHHIDKRNILDFEKFENLLGNELMPLINRSLTVHSHQEIVWLSQSRTTQTFSSKNVYSPLIEKYNEKIHHIFKDTRVVLWDSINALIAEYLRACAIREFKRGDKLWYSNCGDFIHPGFSALFLSTSLIVDHICRST; from the exons ATGTTGACTTCCCCGAAATGGGTTATGGCGCTGCTCATCTTGCAGAACACAGGCGTAAACTCGTTATTCTTTCCTGGGCTGTCAAAAAAACACGGTGAATTTACCTTAGAATTAGCGAACGCGGAGTATCCGTCTGTGCCACTAGAGCTCAGCGAAGACGCTGGGTCTGATACAGCCAAGCGGGTCGGTAAAGATGGCGATTTTTCCAATCGAAATTATTCTCGCATAAGAAAACTTATCAGCTACGACATCAATTGCAATTTCTCGTCTTGCGATGGCTGTACCTTATGTGAAAGACGTCAGTTTCTCGCACGGGAAAGCAAAATGGAAGACCTTGTCCGGTGTTTGGATTCTAGATCGGTTAAAAGAAACAGACTACCCATTCATATCGCTTTCATTGGGGATTCGACTGTTCGTCAACACTTTATTAGCTTTACCCAG TGGCTCCCTGATTACGATAGGACGATTGTACGAAATTCGACGAAGGATGCCGAGTTTGCATTTCACGAGGACCGCAATCTGACTAGTAAGTTGATGGACAACTTAATCGTTTCCTTCTACTGGCGCCCACTCATCCAAGAAGATTTAATAGCTGATTTCAAACGTTGGGCATCAAGCAGCAAAGGTATTTCAGTACCCGACTTTATTCTTCTAG GTGTAACAGCTCACCATATAGACAAACGCAACATCCtggattttgaaaaattcgaaaatcTTCTGGGAAATGAGTTGATGCCTTTGATCAACCGGAGTTTGACTGTCCATTCTCATCAAGAGATTGTCTGGTTAAGCCAAAGTCGAACCACTCAAACCTTTTCTAGCAAGAATGTTTATTCGCCTTTGATTGAAAAGTACAACGAGAAAATCCATCAcatttttaa GGACACAAGAGTTGTTTTATGGGACTCCATCAATGCCCTTATTGCGGAGTATTTACGAGCTTGCGCCATAAGAGAATTTAAACGAGGAGACAAACTGTGGTACAGTAACTGCGGAGATTTTATTCACCCAGGATTTTCCGCCTTGTTTCTAAGCACGTCGCTCATCGTCGACCACATCTGCCGATCCACCTAG